In Rhodoferax koreense, a genomic segment contains:
- a CDS encoding tyrosine-type recombinase/integrase, with translation MLSLSKDDQALITRYLAHVEIEKRLAARTVALYTLDLQKLAESAAKAGVALTQIQHSHIRRWVAQMHSQGRSGRGIALILSGWRGLFHWLGREGLVASNPVQDVRAPKAAKPLPKALGVDDTQQFADFKNEADDPWLEARDAAMVELLYGGGLRVGELTGLDVQAGAQARGWIDLDAGEAHVLGKGSKRRSVPIGAKAAEALRAWLAVRGEIDGAALSPALFLGRYGTRLTAQSVWQRLQRRSQMSGLATPVHPHMLRHSFASHVLQSSGDLRAVQELLGHANISTTQVYTRLDFQHLARAYDAAHPRAKKK, from the coding sequence ATCCTGAGCCTGTCGAAGGACGACCAGGCCCTCATCACGCGTTACCTGGCCCACGTCGAAATCGAAAAGCGCCTCGCCGCGCGCACCGTCGCGCTGTACACGCTCGACCTGCAGAAGCTCGCCGAGTCCGCCGCGAAGGCTGGCGTGGCGCTCACGCAGATCCAGCACAGCCACATCCGGCGCTGGGTCGCGCAGATGCACAGCCAGGGCCGCAGCGGGCGCGGTATCGCGCTCATCCTCTCCGGCTGGCGCGGCCTGTTCCACTGGCTTGGCCGTGAAGGCCTGGTGGCCAGCAACCCGGTGCAGGATGTGCGAGCGCCCAAGGCCGCCAAGCCGCTGCCCAAGGCCCTGGGCGTGGACGACACGCAGCAGTTCGCCGACTTCAAGAACGAAGCCGACGACCCCTGGCTCGAAGCACGCGACGCGGCCATGGTCGAACTGCTCTACGGCGGCGGCCTGCGCGTGGGCGAACTCACGGGGCTCGACGTGCAGGCCGGCGCCCAGGCGCGCGGCTGGATCGACCTCGATGCCGGCGAAGCCCATGTGCTGGGCAAGGGCAGCAAGCGGCGCAGCGTGCCGATCGGCGCCAAGGCGGCCGAGGCGCTGCGGGCGTGGCTCGCGGTGCGCGGCGAGATCGACGGCGCGGCGCTGTCGCCCGCGTTGTTCCTTGGCCGCTACGGCACACGCCTCACGGCGCAGTCGGTATGGCAGCGGCTGCAGCGGCGCAGCCAGATGTCGGGCCTGGCCACGCCCGTGCATCCACACATGCTGCGCCATTCGTTCGCGAGCCACGTGCTGCAGTCCAGCGGCGACCTGCGGGCTGTGCAGGAATTGCTGGGCCACGCCAACATCAGCACCACGCAGGTCTATACGCGGCTGGACTTCCAGCATCTGGCGCGCGCCTACGATGCGGCGCATCCACGGGCGAAGAAGAAGTAG
- a CDS encoding DUF484 family protein: MNQTNPITEDDIANFLINTPEFFERHSEVLAAVQMTSPHGNRAVSLQERQAEMLREKIKGLEHRIMDMVRNGNENVLIADKLQRWARNLLTTRVASELPERIASEIQSQFGVPQVAIKVWGVAEAYMGAAYAQGVSEDAKTFASSLTAPFCGVNSGFEAVSWLPDPAAAMSIALMPLRPGVLNSTGPAFGMLVLASPDAHRFESAMGTDFLERIAELASAALSRLRSA; the protein is encoded by the coding sequence ATGAACCAAACCAACCCGATCACCGAAGACGACATCGCCAACTTCCTGATCAACACCCCCGAATTCTTCGAGCGCCATTCCGAAGTGCTGGCCGCCGTGCAGATGACCAGCCCGCACGGCAACCGCGCCGTGAGCCTGCAGGAACGCCAGGCCGAGATGCTGCGCGAGAAGATCAAGGGCCTGGAGCACCGCATCATGGACATGGTGCGCAACGGCAACGAAAACGTGCTGATCGCCGACAAGCTCCAGCGCTGGGCCCGCAACCTGCTCACCACGCGCGTGGCCAGCGAACTGCCCGAGCGCATCGCCAGCGAGATCCAGAGCCAGTTCGGCGTGCCGCAGGTGGCCATCAAGGTCTGGGGCGTGGCCGAGGCCTACATGGGCGCCGCCTATGCGCAGGGCGTGAGCGAAGACGCGAAGACCTTCGCCTCGTCGTTGACCGCGCCGTTCTGCGGCGTGAACTCGGGCTTCGAGGCCGTGTCCTGGCTGCCCGACCCGGCCGCGGCCATGTCGATCGCCCTGATGCCGCTGCGCCCCGGCGTGCTCAACAGCACCGGCCCGGCCTTCGGCATGCTGGTGCTGGCGTCGCCCGACGCGCACCGCTTCGAGTCGGCGATGGGGACGGACTTCCTGGAGCGCATCGCCGAACTGGCGAGCGCCGCGCTGTCGCGGCTGCGCTCGGCATAG
- the dapF gene encoding diaminopimelate epimerase, which produces MHIPFTKMQGAGNDFVVLDETAGLFGLSAAQYRFLADRHFGVGADQILSVRPSPAAGIDFEYVIHNADGGEVEQCGNGARCFARFVRDTGLTTQDRIRVATKSGVIEPLLTADGRVTVDMGAPVFDLAQVPFDAAGLVPEPVGAWQKWPLMLDHAVQLAPYVVAVLSMGNPHAVHVVEDTEAAPVALLGPLVEHHPRFPNRVNAGFMQVLDSGRIRLRVFERGAGETLACGTGACAAVVAGIRLGLLERQVDVYTHGGMLSVAWSGQLGDPVYMTGPATTVFSGEITIPENLSA; this is translated from the coding sequence ATGCACATCCCATTCACCAAGATGCAGGGCGCGGGCAACGACTTCGTCGTGCTCGATGAAACCGCCGGCCTGTTCGGCCTGAGCGCCGCCCAGTACCGGTTCCTGGCCGACCGCCATTTCGGCGTGGGCGCGGACCAGATCCTCAGCGTGCGGCCGTCGCCCGCGGCAGGCATCGACTTCGAATACGTGATCCACAACGCCGACGGCGGCGAGGTCGAGCAGTGCGGCAACGGCGCGCGCTGTTTCGCGCGGTTCGTGCGCGACACGGGCCTCACCACCCAGGACCGCATCCGCGTGGCGACCAAAAGCGGCGTGATCGAACCCCTGCTCACGGCCGACGGCCGTGTCACGGTCGACATGGGCGCGCCGGTGTTCGATCTGGCCCAGGTGCCCTTCGACGCCGCCGGCCTCGTGCCGGAGCCGGTCGGCGCGTGGCAGAAATGGCCGCTGATGCTGGACCACGCGGTGCAGCTCGCACCCTATGTGGTCGCCGTGCTGTCGATGGGCAACCCGCATGCCGTGCATGTGGTGGAAGACACGGAAGCCGCGCCGGTGGCCCTGCTGGGCCCGCTGGTCGAACACCATCCGCGTTTTCCCAACCGGGTCAACGCCGGCTTCATGCAGGTGCTCGACAGCGGCCGCATCCGCCTGCGCGTCTTCGAGCGCGGCGCGGGCGAAACCCTGGCCTGCGGCACCGGCGCATGTGCGGCCGTGGTGGCCGGCATCCGGCTGGGCCTGCTCGAGCGCCAGGTGGACGTCTACACCCATGGCGGCATGCTCAGCGTCGCCTGGTCGGGCCAGCTGGGCGACCCGGTCTACATGACCGGCCCCGCCACCACCGTGTTTTCGGGCGAGATCACTATTCCGGAAAACCTGTCGGCTTAA
- the cysK gene encoding cysteine synthase A, with amino-acid sequence MKADNVLATIGNTPHIRINRLFGAGANVWVKSERSNPGGSIKDRIALAMVEDAEKSGKLKPGGTIIEPTSGNTGIGLAMVAAVKGYKLVLVMPDSMSVERRRLMLAYGASFDLTPREKGMKGSIARAEELVASTPGAWMPQQFENPANIDVHVRTTAQEILNDFPDGLDALITGVGTGGHLTGCARVLKAKWPQLKVFAVEPKASPVISGGAPSPHPIQGIGAGFIPKNLDTSLLDGVIQVDAEPAREMARRCAREEGLLVGISSGATLAAIAEKLPELGAGAKVLGFNYDTGERYLSIEGFLPA; translated from the coding sequence ATGAAAGCCGACAACGTCCTCGCCACCATTGGCAACACGCCGCACATCCGCATCAACCGCCTGTTCGGCGCGGGCGCGAACGTCTGGGTGAAGTCCGAGCGCAGCAACCCCGGCGGCTCCATCAAGGACCGGATCGCCCTGGCCATGGTGGAAGACGCCGAGAAGTCGGGCAAACTCAAGCCCGGCGGCACCATCATCGAGCCGACCTCGGGCAACACCGGCATCGGCCTGGCCATGGTGGCCGCGGTCAAGGGCTACAAGCTGGTGCTGGTGATGCCCGACAGCATGTCCGTCGAGCGCCGCCGGCTGATGCTGGCCTACGGCGCGAGCTTCGACCTCACGCCGCGCGAGAAGGGCATGAAGGGTTCGATCGCACGCGCCGAGGAACTCGTGGCCAGCACGCCCGGCGCGTGGATGCCGCAGCAGTTCGAGAACCCGGCCAACATCGACGTGCACGTGCGCACCACGGCGCAGGAGATCCTGAACGACTTCCCGGACGGCCTGGACGCGCTGATCACCGGCGTGGGCACGGGCGGCCACCTCACCGGCTGCGCGCGCGTGCTCAAGGCCAAGTGGCCGCAACTCAAGGTGTTCGCGGTCGAACCCAAGGCTTCGCCGGTGATCTCGGGCGGCGCGCCGTCGCCGCATCCGATCCAAGGCATCGGCGCGGGCTTCATCCCGAAGAACCTGGACACCAGCCTGCTCGACGGCGTGATCCAGGTCGACGCCGAGCCTGCGCGCGAGATGGCGCGCCGCTGCGCGCGCGAAGAAGGCCTCTTGGTCGGCATCTCCAGCGGCGCCACGCTCGCCGCCATCGCCGAGAAGTTGCCGGAACTCGGCGCGGGCGCCAAGGTGCTGGGCTTCAACTACGACACCGGCGAACGTTACCTTTCGATCGAAGGCTTCCTGCCCGCGTGA
- a CDS encoding type II toxin-antitoxin system RelE/ParE family toxin, with translation MARIELAPEVFDDFDRFFDHIAQHDPGAAPERIGEILEAFKILTHSPLIGRPVQGGKRELVIGRATRGYVALYHYLAAIDTVFVLAVRSQREADFKRLP, from the coding sequence ATGGCGCGCATCGAACTCGCCCCCGAGGTGTTCGACGACTTCGATCGTTTCTTCGACCACATCGCGCAACACGATCCAGGCGCGGCGCCGGAGCGCATTGGCGAAATCCTGGAAGCCTTCAAGATCCTGACCCACAGTCCGCTGATCGGCCGACCCGTTCAAGGCGGCAAACGCGAACTCGTGATCGGCCGTGCGACCCGGGGTTATGTTGCGCTGTACCACTACCTCGCGGCCATCGACACGGTGTTCGTGCTGGCGGTGCGCAGCCAGCGCGAAGCGGACTTCAAACGCCTGCCCTGA
- a CDS encoding DUF1778 domain-containing protein, producing the protein MSTTTIRIDDELKSRIAAAAEQAGKTAHAFILEAIAHTVEQVERDNAFSAVADERWARVRATGETVPWDEAKAYLAARANGERPRRPAARKLGR; encoded by the coding sequence ATGTCCACCACCACCATCCGCATCGACGACGAACTCAAGTCGCGCATCGCCGCCGCCGCCGAGCAGGCCGGCAAGACGGCACATGCCTTCATTCTCGAGGCGATTGCGCACACCGTGGAGCAGGTTGAGCGGGACAACGCCTTCAGTGCCGTGGCTGACGAACGCTGGGCTCGGGTGCGCGCTACCGGCGAGACCGTGCCTTGGGATGAGGCCAAGGCCTACCTCGCGGCCCGCGCGAACGGTGAACGGCCCCGCAGACCCGCCGCGCGCAAACTGGGCCGTTGA
- a CDS encoding molybdopterin cofactor-binding domain-containing protein, with translation MTRRADTVLSRAELRAATGVLLVLREPLPATVPVPGQPAAVGANPAEGAEVLLAVWDDGSVTALNGHVDLGTGIRTALSQIVAEELDVAMDSIHMVLGDTARAPNQGATIASASIQLHAEPLRRAAAQARAWLGRRGAAGIGGALAGQHVELMLDLTTPVKDPKDYRVVGQSVPRVDMLDKLTGELVFVHDMRLPGMLHGRVVRPPYAGADHGDFIGNTLESVDEGSIAHIPGIRAVVVIRDFVGIVAEREEQAEQALADLQVRWKPWPGMPDQQDVAQAIRDNPRTTRQLVDEGDVDAALAGAAESMPRTYLWPYQMHASIGPSCAVADWQGASLKVWAGTQNPHVLRFDLSRLMGLPDIAIDVVRMEAAGCYGRNGADDVAADAALLSRAVGAPVRVQLTRAQEHLWEPKGTAQLMEVRGGLNADGSAAGYDFQTSYPSNGAPTLALLLTRSIEPVAQAFEMGDRTARPPYSFENLRVRVHDMAPIVRSSWLRGVSALPNAFAHESYIDELATAAGADPVDYRLRHLDDPRAAELVRATAQKAGWKPHTAPQRQAADGDWLQGQGFAYARYIHSKWPGYGAAWAAWVADVDVNRKTGEVHVRRVVVGHDAGLMVNPAGVEHQVHGNVLQTTSRALKEEVRFTPGSNVVANAEWGSYPILSFREVPVVEVLHMPRPGEPALGAGESASVPGTAAIANAIFDATGVRFRAPPFTPEVVRAALNVPPEQAGTALAAIQSGAYRNQDGDRSALAGLPLPKGRTAWATAGAVLAGVIGLGTALFGGRTALAPITAGTASVYTDATIERGRQLAAVGNCVGCHTTAGGVPNAGGRAMHTPFGTVYTTNLTPDPDTGIGRWSLAAFQRAMREGISRDGHHLYPAFPYTAFAKTSDEDLTALYAYLMAQPAVSAATKPAEMSFPYSQRALMVGWNALFHDATPYRAEPQQSAEWNRGAYLVNGLGHCGACHTPRNALGAEQGGQAYLAGALVDGWEAPALTALSRSPVPWSADALYRYLRHGHAAEHGAAGGPMARVVRELAALPDTDVRAMASYLASFQSASPVDAKAVVQQAAQAGQALPNASQRLFDGACGACHHDGDGPRLLGLNLPLALSSKLHSDHPDNLLRTILDGVQEPAGRDVGFMPAFRHNLSDAQVAEIAGYMRQRFAPGKPNWADLPEAVARVRALPH, from the coding sequence ATGACCCGCCGCGCCGACACGGTCTTGTCGCGCGCCGAGTTGCGTGCCGCCACCGGTGTGCTGCTGGTGTTGCGCGAGCCACTGCCGGCCACTGTGCCCGTCCCGGGACAGCCCGCGGCGGTCGGTGCAAATCCAGCCGAAGGTGCCGAGGTGCTGCTCGCCGTGTGGGACGACGGCAGTGTCACCGCGCTCAACGGCCACGTCGACCTCGGCACGGGCATTCGCACCGCCCTGTCGCAGATCGTGGCCGAAGAACTCGACGTGGCCATGGACAGCATCCACATGGTGCTCGGCGACACCGCGCGCGCGCCGAACCAGGGCGCGACCATCGCCAGTGCATCGATCCAGCTGCATGCCGAGCCACTGCGCCGCGCCGCCGCGCAGGCCCGCGCCTGGCTTGGGCGACGCGGTGCCGCCGGCATCGGCGGAGCATTGGCGGGCCAGCACGTCGAGCTGATGCTCGACCTGACCACGCCGGTGAAGGACCCAAAGGACTACCGCGTCGTCGGCCAGTCCGTGCCGCGAGTGGACATGCTGGACAAACTTACCGGCGAACTGGTCTTCGTGCACGACATGCGCTTGCCGGGCATGCTGCACGGCCGCGTGGTGCGCCCGCCCTACGCGGGCGCCGACCATGGCGACTTCATCGGCAACACGCTGGAATCGGTGGACGAGGGCTCCATCGCGCACATCCCCGGCATCCGCGCGGTGGTGGTGATCCGCGATTTCGTCGGCATCGTCGCCGAACGCGAGGAACAGGCCGAGCAGGCGCTGGCCGACCTGCAGGTGCGCTGGAAGCCATGGCCGGGCATGCCGGACCAGCAGGACGTGGCGCAGGCCATCCGCGACAACCCGCGCACCACGCGCCAACTGGTGGACGAAGGCGATGTCGATGCGGCGCTGGCGGGCGCCGCCGAGTCCATGCCGCGCACCTATCTATGGCCTTATCAGATGCATGCGTCGATCGGGCCGTCGTGCGCGGTCGCCGATTGGCAGGGTGCATCACTCAAGGTCTGGGCCGGCACGCAGAACCCGCATGTGCTGCGCTTCGACCTGTCGCGTCTGATGGGCCTGCCCGATATTGCCATCGACGTGGTGCGCATGGAGGCCGCCGGCTGTTACGGCCGCAACGGAGCCGACGACGTGGCGGCCGATGCCGCGCTGCTGTCGCGGGCCGTGGGCGCGCCGGTGCGCGTGCAGCTCACGCGTGCGCAGGAACACCTGTGGGAGCCCAAGGGCACGGCGCAGCTCATGGAAGTGCGGGGCGGGCTGAACGCCGATGGCTCGGCGGCCGGCTACGACTTCCAGACCTCCTACCCCTCGAACGGCGCACCCACGCTGGCCCTGCTGCTGACGCGCAGCATCGAACCCGTGGCCCAGGCCTTCGAGATGGGCGACCGCACGGCGCGCCCGCCCTACAGCTTCGAGAACCTGCGCGTGCGCGTGCACGACATGGCGCCGATCGTGCGCTCGTCGTGGCTGCGCGGCGTGTCGGCCTTGCCGAACGCCTTCGCCCACGAGTCCTACATCGACGAACTGGCCACCGCTGCGGGCGCGGACCCGGTGGACTACCGGCTGCGCCACCTGGACGATCCGCGCGCCGCCGAGCTGGTGCGCGCCACCGCGCAGAAGGCCGGCTGGAAACCGCACACCGCGCCGCAGCGACAGGCGGCCGACGGGGACTGGCTGCAGGGCCAGGGCTTCGCCTACGCGCGCTACATCCACAGCAAATGGCCGGGTTACGGCGCGGCCTGGGCGGCCTGGGTGGCCGACGTGGATGTGAACCGCAAGACCGGCGAGGTGCACGTGCGCCGCGTGGTGGTGGGGCACGACGCGGGGTTGATGGTCAACCCGGCCGGCGTCGAGCACCAGGTGCACGGCAACGTGTTGCAGACCACCAGCCGCGCGCTGAAGGAGGAGGTGCGCTTCACGCCCGGCAGCAACGTCGTCGCCAATGCCGAATGGGGCAGTTATCCGATCCTGAGCTTCCGCGAGGTGCCGGTGGTCGAGGTGCTGCACATGCCGCGGCCCGGCGAACCGGCGCTGGGTGCTGGCGAATCGGCTTCGGTGCCGGGCACGGCGGCCATCGCCAATGCCATCTTCGACGCCACCGGCGTGCGCTTCCGGGCGCCGCCGTTCACCCCGGAAGTCGTGCGTGCAGCATTGAATGTGCCGCCAGAGCAGGCAGGAACTGCGCTGGCTGCTATCCAATCGGGAGCGTATCGAAATCAGGATGGGGATCGGAGCGCGCTTGCCGGCCTGCCGTTGCCGAAGGGCCGCACGGCGTGGGCCACGGCCGGCGCCGTGTTGGCGGGGGTGATCGGCCTGGGCACGGCGCTGTTCGGCGGGCGCACGGCCCTCGCGCCGATCACGGCGGGCACGGCTTCCGTCTACACCGACGCCACCATCGAACGCGGCCGCCAGCTCGCCGCGGTGGGCAACTGCGTGGGTTGCCACACCACGGCCGGCGGCGTGCCGAACGCGGGTGGCCGGGCCATGCACACGCCGTTCGGCACCGTCTACACGACCAATCTCACGCCGGATCCCGACACTGGCATCGGCCGCTGGTCGCTGGCCGCGTTCCAGCGCGCCATGCGCGAAGGCATCTCGCGCGACGGCCACCATCTGTATCCGGCCTTTCCGTACACCGCGTTCGCCAAGACCAGCGACGAAGACCTCACGGCCCTGTACGCCTACTTGATGGCGCAGCCGGCCGTGTCGGCTGCAACCAAGCCGGCCGAGATGTCTTTCCCCTACAGCCAGCGTGCGCTGATGGTCGGCTGGAATGCGCTGTTCCACGACGCCACGCCGTACCGGGCCGAGCCGCAACAGTCCGCGGAATGGAACCGCGGCGCCTACCTGGTCAACGGCCTCGGCCATTGCGGTGCCTGCCACACGCCGCGCAACGCGCTGGGTGCGGAGCAGGGCGGCCAGGCCTACCTGGCGGGGGCGCTGGTCGATGGTTGGGAGGCGCCTGCCTTGACGGCCCTGTCCAGGTCCCCCGTGCCCTGGAGCGCCGACGCCTTGTACCGCTATCTGCGTCACGGCCATGCCGCCGAACACGGCGCCGCGGGCGGGCCGATGGCGCGGGTGGTGCGTGAACTCGCGGCCTTGCCCGATACCGATGTGCGTGCGATGGCGTCTTACCTGGCCTCGTTCCAGTCCGCCAGCCCGGTCGATGCCAAAGCCGTGGTGCAGCAGGCCGCACAGGCCGGCCAGGCCTTGCCCAACGCCAGCCAGCGCCTGTTCGACGGTGCCTGCGGCGCCTGCCACCACGACGGCGACGGCCCGCGCCTGCTCGGCCTCAACCTGCCCCTGGCGCTGAGCAGCAAGCTGCACAGCGACCACCCGGACAACCTGCTGCGGACCATCCTCGACGGTGTGCAGGAACCGGCGGGCCGCGACGTCGGCTTCATGCCGGCCTTCCGGCACAACCTGTCGGACGCGCAGGTGGCGGAGATCGCGGGGTATATGCGGCAGCGGTTCGCGCCAGGCAAGCCGAATTGGGCGGATCTGCCCGAGGCCGTGGCGCGGGTGCGTGCGTTACCGCATTGA
- the pncA gene encoding bifunctional nicotinamidase/pyrazinamidase, translating into MQRRTLLKSTAALGFFGGTGLAASAAGKIKPGTAALIVVDVQNCFLEGGTLAVKGGAEVIPVINRLAPAFENIVVTQDWHTAGHASFASSYSGKKPFETTQLKYGTQVLWPDHCVQGTADAEVSQALKLPTAQLIIRKGFHKDMDSYSAFEEADHKTATGLAGYLKARGIKTVFVTGLATDFCVAWTAMDARKAGFEVYVVEDATRAIDLNGSLAAAWKQMAAQKVKRIHSADIES; encoded by the coding sequence ATGCAACGCAGAACCCTGTTGAAATCCACCGCCGCCCTGGGCTTCTTCGGCGGCACCGGCCTCGCCGCATCGGCCGCAGGCAAGATCAAGCCGGGCACGGCCGCGCTGATCGTCGTCGACGTGCAGAACTGTTTCCTCGAGGGCGGCACGCTCGCCGTGAAGGGCGGCGCCGAGGTGATCCCGGTCATCAACCGGCTCGCGCCGGCCTTCGAGAACATCGTCGTCACGCAGGACTGGCACACCGCCGGCCATGCCTCGTTCGCCAGCAGCTACAGCGGCAAAAAGCCTTTCGAAACCACCCAGCTCAAATACGGTACCCAGGTGCTCTGGCCCGACCACTGCGTGCAGGGCACGGCCGACGCCGAGGTCAGCCAGGCGCTGAAGCTGCCCACGGCCCAGCTGATCATCCGCAAGGGCTTCCACAAGGACATGGACAGTTATTCCGCCTTCGAGGAAGCCGACCACAAGACCGCCACCGGCCTGGCCGGCTACCTCAAGGCGCGCGGCATCAAGACCGTGTTCGTCACCGGCCTGGCCACCGATTTCTGCGTGGCCTGGACGGCGATGGACGCGCGCAAGGCCGGCTTCGAGGTCTATGTGGTCGAGGATGCCACGCGCGCCATCGACCTCAACGGCTCGCTGGCGGCGGCGTGGAAGCAGATGGCCGCGCAGAAGGTCAAGCGCATCCATTCGGCCGACATCGAGAGCTGA
- a CDS encoding ABC transporter ATP-binding protein, which produces MSAQMLLEAKGLEAWYGAAQILYDVDLSVRRGEVVALMGRNGAGKSTTLKALIGMLAKRRGAIHFLGQDISKSEPHVAARLGLGFVPEDRRVFTDLTVLENLEVGKQPPRQWSDGTAAPVWTPERLFALFPNLGEMPNRPGGRMSGGEQQMLTVARTLMGNPYLVLLDEPSEGVAPVIVEQMANMILELKAQGVSILLSEQNMHFAELVSDRAYVLEKGQIRYQATMAELAANDEVRRAYLSV; this is translated from the coding sequence ATGAGCGCGCAGATGCTGTTGGAGGCCAAGGGCCTGGAAGCCTGGTACGGCGCCGCCCAGATCCTGTACGACGTGGACCTGAGCGTGCGGCGTGGCGAAGTGGTGGCGCTGATGGGCCGCAACGGCGCGGGCAAGTCCACCACGCTCAAGGCGCTGATCGGCATGCTCGCCAAGCGCCGCGGCGCGATCCACTTCCTGGGCCAGGACATCTCGAAGAGCGAGCCGCATGTGGCGGCGCGCCTCGGCCTGGGCTTCGTGCCCGAAGACCGGCGCGTGTTCACCGACCTCACCGTGCTGGAGAACCTCGAGGTCGGCAAGCAGCCGCCGCGCCAATGGTCCGACGGCACGGCCGCGCCGGTGTGGACGCCCGAGCGGTTGTTCGCGCTGTTCCCCAACCTTGGCGAGATGCCCAACCGCCCCGGTGGCCGCATGAGCGGCGGCGAGCAGCAGATGCTGACCGTGGCGCGCACGCTGATGGGCAACCCCTACCTGGTGCTGCTCGACGAGCCGAGCGAAGGCGTGGCGCCGGTGATCGTGGAGCAGATGGCCAACATGATCCTGGAACTCAAGGCGCAGGGCGTGAGCATCCTGCTGTCCGAGCAGAACATGCACTTCGCCGAACTGGTTTCCGACCGCGCCTACGTGCTCGAAAAAGGCCAGATCCGGTACCAGGCCACGATGGCCGAACTCGCGGCGAACGACGAAGTGCGCCGCGCCTACCTGAGCGTCTGA
- a CDS encoding ABC transporter ATP-binding protein: MSLLKVNNLGKSFGGVKAVDGISFELKAGELLALIGPNGAGKSTTFNMVNGQLRADQGSIVFDGQELVGRKPRAIWRMGVGRTFQIAETFASLTVVENVQMALLSHDGRLFSMWRRASDHKRDEALALLEQVGMRAQADRPCSELAYGDVKRVELAIAMANSPKLLLMDEPTAGMAPKERNALMALTKQLVIDRGMAVLFTEHSMDVVFAYADRMIVLARGRLIAQGKPLEIRDHPKVQEVYFGSGKTFEKIAEKAAALHVGAAA; the protein is encoded by the coding sequence ATGAGCCTTCTCAAAGTCAACAACCTCGGCAAGTCCTTCGGCGGCGTGAAGGCCGTGGACGGCATCAGTTTCGAACTCAAAGCCGGCGAACTGCTGGCGTTGATCGGGCCCAACGGCGCGGGCAAGTCCACCACCTTCAACATGGTCAACGGCCAGCTCCGGGCCGACCAGGGTTCCATCGTCTTCGACGGCCAGGAACTTGTGGGCAGGAAGCCGCGCGCGATCTGGCGCATGGGCGTGGGCCGCACCTTCCAGATCGCAGAAACCTTCGCCTCGCTCACCGTGGTGGAAAACGTGCAGATGGCGCTGCTCTCGCACGACGGCCGGCTGTTCTCGATGTGGCGCCGGGCTTCCGACCACAAACGTGACGAAGCATTGGCCTTGCTCGAGCAGGTCGGCATGAGGGCCCAGGCCGACCGGCCCTGCAGCGAACTCGCCTACGGCGACGTGAAACGCGTCGAACTCGCCATCGCCATGGCCAACAGCCCGAAGCTCCTGCTGATGGACGAACCCACGGCCGGCATGGCGCCCAAGGAACGCAACGCCCTCATGGCCCTGACCAAACAACTGGTGATCGACCGCGGCATGGCCGTGCTCTTCACCGAACACAGCATGGACGTGGTTTTCGCCTATGCCGACCGCATGATCGTGCTGGCGCGCGGCCGGCTCATCGCACAGGGCAAGCCGCTCGAGATCCGCGACCACCCCAAGGTGCAGGAGGTGTATTTCGGCAGCGGAAAAACCTTCGAGAAGATCGCCGAGAAGGCCGCGGCCCTTCACGTGGGGGCCGCCGCATGA